The Rissa tridactyla isolate bRisTri1 chromosome 1, bRisTri1.patW.cur.20221130, whole genome shotgun sequence DNA segment tgctttgttttcttgccaCAAAAACTCTAGGAAGCCCTGTTACGAAAGAAATGCTGTCAAgtggctttcctcctgcctttatCACTGATGTTCAATAACCATTCAAAACTTAGAGGGTCAGGTAAGAGCTTTCTTAATAGAGCAGTGACATTATTTCTGGTTAGCTTCCAATATGTTATATTTGCTGAGAGCTccaatgcatttttcatttgattttgttttgtttttttgttttgtgattctATCATCTTTTACAgaagggaatttttatttttttaagtttacttTAACCAACTAAGTCTGCTAATGGATCCACCAAGCAGTTATTCAGAAGTGTTTGCTAATGTGTTTTGCTTTAGGAAAATATCCAAAATAATTGGATTGAGAATGCAGCATGCAAAGTATTTTTCCAATAGCAATATTTGGAAAATCTATATGTGAATGGTGCTGTATGCTCATTgttgcatatatgtgtgtgtttttaagcTACAACAGCTTAAGTGAATACTTCAACACAACAAAATAAGTACTTGAAGACAGAAGAATGAGCAACTCTGAGTGCTTGGCGTATACTTCAGAGCTTCAAAATTACACCTTTAGTTGCTTGATAACTAagcttgttatttcttttttagctCAGTCTTAAGTGTTGATCCTGCAAAGATTTGTGTGTGCGATTAACATTCAATGGAAGTGTTCAGGCAGCTAAAATCAGGCAGGTTCTTCAGTCCTTGCAGGATTGGGCTCTTGGATTCATTAAtgtttatattctttaaaaatattaatatattttttgctgtaaagcaaaatatttatttctgaatatccTTGGAgtgtttttgttagtttttcttaATGGGACATTTTAAGTGGACATTGAGAAAATGTAACTTTTGTTGGAGAagtcaaaggaaatgaaaaataattgtaatgAGTGAGGGGAAATTAATAACAAACTCTTAATATGAGATTTCATAAACTTTGCCAACAACAGAAACACCACCATACTCCCTAACTTTGCTGCTGTGTCTGCTTTGCTgcctcagtaaaaaaaaaattaaaaagcagtttaCTATGAGTGTTCCAAAGGGAATATATGAAACGATGTCTTGATTGCACTAATTCTTAGTGCTGTAACGGGTGAAGTGGTATGAACAATTTTGCAAAACCCTGAACGCTGTCAGTGTTTGGGTGTTACGAAGCTGATTTATTTTACATTAGCTGTTAAGTAGACACATTCATTTGCACATGTTAGTTATAGCATTGACAAGTATTGTAAGCTGTCTCTTTATAATTAGCGTTATTAAGAGGAAGCTTTTTTATAATCTCTTCTTAATAAATTACCAATGTTGAGAAGCTGACCCAAAACCTGAGGCTTGTCTTCATTGCTTACCGGTCTTCATTGCTTGTTCATAATTATGTGCAtttctctgcgtgtgtgtgtatatcatTCACTGTGTATGTTCACACTTGTTTCTGCAGTAAGTTTGTGACTTCCTAGGAATCAAAACTCTCAACTGGGTCTTTGTTTCTGAGATACCTGCCTagttcttgattttatttttttgtttataccATACAGTTGCCTCTAGAGAATGAAAATCCAAAGAAACTAGAAATGTGATGCATAAAAATTATAATAGTGACGTCTGTGTTACATAAGGTGTTCTGAAGTCAGAAGTAGTCTCTAGGAAGTTCAATGTTTATAACTGCTACTGTGAATCATCTGTTTTActccaaagaaaaatgcaagctatcttttgtaaatgttttactttaaatcactTCTGCTACCTGAACAGAATCTGCTATTATTTGCTAAGCGTTGTAAGATTAAAATATTAAACGatctaatttggttttgtttttcacattgTAGGTTTTGACTTTTGCCTATAAGCATGCATTGGTAAATAAAATGTATGGGAGAGGTCTCAAGTTTGCCACAAAACTTGCAGAAGAGAAGCCAACAAAGGACAACTTGAAAAACTGCATTCAGGTAAGGTGTATTTGATAAAGTAATGGGCTATGCTCATGCTGAGTAAGCTTTCAAAAGTAAGATGTAAGTCGTCTTGAATTCTTGATACCTTTTACGTTGTAGAACCCGCTAAACTtaacattttaactttatccAGGCTTGTGTGGCTTGGCCTCCATTTTTAATAGTGActacttcttcctttttctagAATAGCAAGCTTGTGAGTAATTGTTATTTTTAGCAGTTTTACTTTCTGAAACTTACTGTGGGGCATAAAGAAAGTAGAGACAACTTAGCCAAAGatcttttgcatatttaaaatcacattatGTTGCTGTTTAACCGCTGTTATTGTTACTATTATTAATCACAACTATTGCTAGCAGATGGTAGGTGGAGAATTAATGGGAATTACTGTAACTCCTAGGACAAAATGATTATGCATTGAATTGAAAGACTGTAGACCATGTagaatggttttctttttcccctttcaggaCTAAGTAATTCAAAGATTGCCAGTTCTCCAGTCTGTTACCTTTCTGATAGTAGATGTCTTTAGTAAGATGTTGATATCAATGCAGTGTTTGTTGGAAggattcagatttttaaaagaataagacCCTAGagcttctaattattttttttaatgtttgctttttttcttcagctaatGAAGTTGCTTGGATGGACTCATTGTGCAACTTTTACTGAAAATTGGCTTCCAGTCATGTATCCACCTGATTATTGTGTATTCTAGAAAACCAACAGTTGTAAACTTAAAGTGATTTTATATGGGGCAGGATAGGAAAAGATAAGTTTGACATGGAACGCATGTTTTCGTTACTGAATGCTGACTATTAAATTGTGTGTATTTATCAGTAAAGGCACCTGGGTACAGCTTAATACCTGTTAGCCTGACTCCTGTCATCAGGGAGTTTCCTTATTGTGCATCCCATTGCTGGCAATGGATGTGCCAGAACTGCCAACACCAAGGATTTGGAATTAGGCTGGAAAGGCTTACTGCATGCATGTTAGGTTCTTAACTGTTACTTTTAACTGCAAACCTGTAAAAGCTCTGTATTTTTTACAGTAAACTGAATTTTAACATGTCTGATCTTAATTTCAATTGTATGAAGGCCTTAAAGCTACTTCAAGAGTAGCTAAAATCTTATTTATTAGACTAAAGTAATGGGACATCATTACCTGTATTGTTTGCAAgagtttacatttaatttttttttaaagaaaaattcaaCCTCTCAAACTGTTACAATATGTAACTTGGAATTGCTGATGCACAGGTGCTCTTGTAAATCTTCATTTTGGAGTGATTTCAGGCAAACTCAAACATCCATGGGAAGCTGAGTATCAGGACAGGCTGATACATGTATAAAAGTGCCAGACAGTTAAATCTTAATCAGGTATTGTAAAGCTATACATATATGTTTAATAATGTTAAAAATGTAAACCACAGCAGAATAAACGTGCAAAGTTGAAGATCAAAAAACACCATGTGCACTCTGAtactttaaaagattattttataattaataaaaacaaataattaagcTAAAAATTGTATTGGTTTCTGAAAGAGTACATAAATGAAACTTGCTGAAAGAAAACCCCTCACAAACAACAGAAGTTCAGTGCAGCCCAGAAGATCAATGCTTTCTGTTAAAGCCTTTTTACTAACTATTGCTACTAACATTGTTCCATCAGTGGAGTGAAATTGGTCTGTTTGAACAGGTCGTTTGTATCAACCAGAGACAAATTGCTATATCATTTGTCTTGCCAGGTTTTTCGTAACTTGTAATGCAAAACTCAGATACAACTGCAACTTTACAAACGTAAATGCACAGAAGGTGCACTGTAATGCTGCAAAACATTCCAAACTGTAAGGTGCTGCCAGTAAATGAAATTAGTAACAGTTTTCTCTTTAATTCTCTCTTACTGTGGCTTTAAGCAGCTTGACATTTGATTCTGGAAATTCTGCTAGAATGGTTGTCTTAAACATATTGCAGAGTTTTTCCAAAAATTCATAGTCTGTACTGAATCTGAATTTATTTGCCCATAGTAATACTGTTCCTGGCTTACAAAAGTAAACCATTGTTGCTAGCAGGGGGTCCAAAGCTGCATGGTGGTATACAACATCAGTTGCTAGTATGAAATCATAATGGTAAGTTGATACAGGGAAGTCTTCATTGAGGCCTTCTCCCCATACCAGTTTTCGCACTTCAGGTTTGTGCATATTCATGTTTTGCGTATTTCTTGAAATATTATATGAGAGATTCTCAAGAACTTCAGGCAAATCCGTAGCTGTAACATAAGCTcctaaagaaaacatgattttgttTCAATTCATAGGTATGTAGTtgaacatatatatacatatttaaaaaaaaaaaaacctctacctGCATAGCTTCCCCAGCTTCCCCCTCACCAATAACTAGGGTAGTTGCTTTAttaataaaaaggtattttacaataactatgatttttttaaaaagcggtGACAAACAAAGTTTATTTCAACTGTTGCTTCATTGCCTTAAGGTGACAGTGGCAGATCTAGATCACCTTTCACAAGAAATCTAAAAGGAAATATGAATTTACTAACCTAAGATACAGGCCACAATGGAAACCAAGCCTGTTCCAGCGCCAATTTCCAAAACTTTTTTGTCTTTGAGGTTGAATTGTTCTTGATTTGATTCCAGATATTGAGATAAAGCCAGTGCCTAAAACAGTTAATGCATATCCATAAGAGGGTAACAGGTAAGTTGCACAAAAATTCATTAGATGTTTTtatacaggtttggttttttataaaatgaaaaacactaaAGGCTGtaacataaaaatgtaatatGGAAAGAATCGTGATGTGTCctgttttttatataaaaaaaaaattaaagagcttATTTTTAGTTTTAGGTTTATGGGATGTGGATTTGGTGCATACTTCTGTACTCTGTGAATCCTCTGAGAGCTCAGGATAGGCAATGTTTAGGTGTAAATCATGCAGTCAGAACAGCAAACAGGTTTGTTTAACAACATGTAAAAAGTAATGTTCCAGTTTATTATCATAAATGTTATGGTTTATTGTCACTGTCATAAAGTGGATTCAGGtttcagcaaagatttttttgaaaaccaATTTTTGCGGCGGGGGGTTTGCAAAGGAAATATTGAAAACCTATTATTTACCAATTCAACACTTGTCTACTGATAATAGTAtaaactttaaggaaaaaaaaaaaaaacaaaaacaaaaaaggaaacaaaaaacccccaacaaccgCACTGTATGGCTGTGTGGAAGTATTGTTTATCAGACTTTTGTAAAGATCTTATCAATAGAATATAAATCGGCTGTTTATAAACAACATAAACCGATGCCAAAGAAATTGACTTCCCCATTTTGCTTCTCCTCTTTAGAGTTGTGTTACTGGTACTGTTTTAACTCTTGTGCTTTTCATAATGCAACACTGGCTACCTGCTCTGGAAAGCTAACAGCTAACAAATCACCAGTCCAATTTGTACCACCTCTCGATTTTCTTGGAAAGTTTTACCGTCTGCATTCTGGCACCTGATTAATGTGAGAACTGATGATCTGACATTTCAAAATGAGATACTGTTTCACCCACCCATacgctttctttttctctattgttTTGAAATTGTCTGCCATTTTCTGTGAGCTTTTTCAATAAATGCGGATCTGAAAAATTTTGAAATCCTAATTTTCATGTCTTTATCAGTTGACCCTCTCTTCCCTCAAAGGCAATTCTCTCAGTCCACATAAACTTCCGGTTTTAAGAGCAGGAGAGGCAAAGACTGAAGAAGAACTGTTTGCGAGTTTGGTTTTCCTTATTGCAATGGAACTGTTCCAGCCTGTTCTTTAAGTAAATGAGTTTAGAACAATTAAATATGCTGCTTTTAATCTcttgcaattttcttttccagCCTCCTTTTAGTACTGCTGACTGTTTGCTTACCAGCAGTGACTGATTGGAAATATGGAAGAAGCTGAACACTTCTTCCCGAGTTccccttcttaatttttttttttttcaatatctgcATCCAGTTTACAAATATTTAGGTGCTGCAGTTCTTTTGGCATGAGCTGTCAAATTAGGATAAGGCAAAGCTTTCTGCTGAAGTACTTCAAAACATCGTTCTGCATAGAGAACTCTCCGCTGTCAGAAGTGTTATCTGAGAAAGCTTCCTTAGTATTTGTGTGCCATTGTCATGGTTTGCTCTTCTGTCGCGTCCGCTTTCTGGGTACCGTACCACATACTTACCCCCGGCCACACCACGGCTCCAAAGTGTTCTATGGACTCGTGAATGACGATCTGGTGGCCTACGTACGTGTAGTGCTCTTTATCAAAGTAGTGTGAAACTCTAGGAACCCAGTTCTGTAGTATTTTAAGAATTACTGGTGAATCTGCGTGAGAAAAAGGCACAGTTTGTATTTTTATCCATCGGTGTTTATATGCAATTTGTTAAAGGGTAAAAAGTGTTTTGTGATGATAGTACGTAGGCACAGGGACTAGAAAAAACTCTCAGGCCATCAGCTTTGAGACTGGTTGATGACCAGCAGTGGGACGATCTGGCTGGATGGGGAGTGAAAAGAGCAATGGTCATTTCCTGCCATTCTGAGTGTTCGCAATTTACAGATAGAAATGAGTCTTTTAGAAAAATCTACTAATTCAAATATGTAACTCTGCTAATAACAGCTAGAAGACTTTCAGGACCAAGTCAGCCTGTATTTCAGGGTATGCTGTAGTTCATGTTATGCCAGAGTGTGCCATGCCGGGGTGTGTGCGCTGTAGTTTTCATTTGTCGGGCCAACAGATCTAGAACATTAAGCTTCTTTTTACTAAAGAAGGATATAGGATTTACCTCTTCTGTTGAAGAAAACCTAGCTCTTTTTAGTGGCTGTTTTTTAACCATTCTTCCACAAGAGGGTTGTAAGGTACTCTTTAAGCATATGTTGACGTATACTGAAggacagaatggtaggggttggaagggacctctggagatgatctagtccaacccccctgccagagcagggttacccagagcaggttgcacaggaacgcgtccaggcgggttttgaatgtctccagagacggagactccaccacctctctgggcagcctgttccagtgctctgccaccctcaaaggaaggaagtttttcctcatgttcagatggaacttcctgtgttccagcttctGTCTGTTGCccatcactgaaaaaaaggaCACTGTTCTGAATGACTCAACTGTTGTTGGAAGCCTGGTAGCAGGATATGCGTAGATGATGCAAAACTAACttgaactgcaaagaaaaattttGCCCTGGCTTGCATGGATTTGAATTGATGTCTGCCTGGAATCCTTGGTAGGCGTTTGAGCAATTTAGCCTGTTGAAATTTGTAATACCACAGCTTCAACAGTGCCAGCCCAATTAATGCATATTATAATCATATCTCTGATTGTAATTGAGAAATAACTCCTGGATGTCTAAATAAAATCCGGAGACCTCTGTAAGCATACATCTTAATTACAGAGATAGTCCTTTTTGTAGAATTTGGTCTGATGATAAATGCAAACATAaggggaaatgggggggggggggaaataaagatcaaaaggaaaaatgagacgGTGACATCTACTACTTGAAgaccaagaaaaatgaaagtatgAAATGTTAGCGTGCCATGGCAATTGCAGTATTTAAATTGGATTAAACCTGAGCCAGATTCTGCTGTTGATGATGCACACGCGGAGCTGCAAGTGCAGTTT contains these protein-coding regions:
- the METTL21C gene encoding protein-lysine methyltransferase METTL21C, whose product is MPSWEPAIPLVGAERCSFQVHACIKTSGACIRPRGTSSALCHSSAFAMICAQQAPFPNKIQKVMEHPSKEEETCEEQYEAENCTCSSACASSTAESGSDSPVILKILQNWVPRVSHYFDKEHYTYVGHQIVIHESIEHFGAVVWPGALALSQYLESNQEQFNLKDKKVLEIGAGTGLVSIVACILGAYVTATDLPEVLENLSYNISRNTQNMNMHKPEVRKLVWGEGLNEDFPVSTYHYDFILATDVVYHHAALDPLLATMVYFCKPGTVLLWANKFRFSTDYEFLEKLCNMFKTTILAEFPESNVKLLKATVREN